A section of the Acidobacteriota bacterium genome encodes:
- a CDS encoding peptidyl-alpha-hydroxyglycine alpha-amidating lyase family protein — protein sequence MQRLWLAAAFAVLAGIALRPGLDPVAASKYRVVHGWPQAPEGAPFAGVAGVDVDSRNRVFIFQRTDPPILCLDGQSGKLLASWGEGRFTEAAHGLEVDPWDNVWVVDVGHHQVFKFSPRGELLMTLGTRGTPGLGPVLFNKPTDVAVARNGEIYVADGYVNSRVAKFSSEGRFLMDWGSKGDRPGQLNTPHGIAVDGQGKVYVADRGNQRIQVFDGKGTLLRHWSSPRMRRPWGLDIGADGSIFVADGGDLVHRDKKERILKFSPEGKVLELWGSFGRYDGQFYWAHDVAVAPSGEVYVCDVLGRRVQKFVAGPSG from the coding sequence GTGCAACGTTTGTGGTTGGCGGCCGCCTTTGCGGTGCTGGCGGGAATCGCTCTGCGGCCCGGCCTGGACCCTGTTGCCGCCTCGAAATACCGGGTCGTGCACGGCTGGCCTCAAGCGCCCGAAGGGGCCCCCTTTGCCGGGGTCGCCGGGGTGGACGTGGATTCACGAAATCGTGTCTTCATCTTCCAGCGCACCGACCCGCCCATCCTCTGTCTTGACGGCCAATCCGGCAAGCTGCTGGCTTCCTGGGGCGAGGGCCGGTTCACCGAAGCGGCCCACGGCCTGGAGGTCGATCCCTGGGACAACGTCTGGGTGGTGGACGTGGGCCACCACCAGGTCTTCAAGTTCAGTCCCCGAGGAGAGCTGTTGATGACCCTGGGGACCCGAGGGACTCCCGGCCTGGGTCCGGTGCTTTTCAACAAGCCCACCGACGTGGCCGTGGCCCGAAACGGGGAGATTTACGTCGCCGACGGCTATGTGAACAGCCGGGTGGCCAAATTCTCCTCCGAGGGCCGATTTCTAATGGACTGGGGAAGCAAGGGCGACCGGCCGGGGCAACTGAACACGCCTCACGGCATCGCCGTCGACGGCCAAGGCAAGGTCTACGTGGCCGACCGGGGCAACCAGCGCATCCAGGTGTTCGACGGCAAGGGGACCCTGCTCCGCCATTGGAGCAGCCCCCGCATGCGCCGCCCCTGGGGCCTGGACATCGGCGCCGACGGCTCGATCTTCGTGGCCGACGGAGGGGACCTGGTCCATCGGGACAAAAAGGAGCGGATCCTGAAGTTCAGTCCCGAGGGCAAGGTGTTGGAACTGTGGGGCTCCTTCGGGAGGTACGACGGACAGTTCTACTGGGCCCACGACGTGGCGGTGGCCCCGTCCGGTGAGGTCTACGTCTGTGACGTGCTGGGCCGGCGGGTCCAGAAGTTCGTGGCCGGCCCCTCCGGCTGA
- a CDS encoding ABC transporter permease, whose amino-acid sequence MALPSWWLIGWRNLGRNPRRTFITALGLAAGYFAVIFMVGFADGLKVEMIENGTGLMTGQIQIHSPRYRPDRSLYETIGGRSGSDFEAVIRTAAQDPAVVAAAPRVYGAGLLSSGQSTRGGMLMGIDLDREPGVSRLMNSLSQGRAPNPAANELMIGTEMARRLELQVGGEIILVAPAADGSMGNDVFRVSGLYRTGMADLDGAFALVPIRSLQRLLALDAGRIHEIALSTADPWLAPEAGRRLVAALAPLGVEMEVLDWTGLRPEMLEYALLMDSWYSIVVIIVFAIALFGVANTMLMSTFERRREFSVMLALGARPHQILLTVVSEATALGWISLVLGVAVTLPLITWWHHYPIDLSWIYGDLTMLGALIRPVLRVEYNLPVSLWTGLALLVTAVTAGLYPAARAAWLPPADTLSGL is encoded by the coding sequence ATGGCCCTTCCTTCCTGGTGGCTGATTGGCTGGCGCAATCTCGGGCGCAACCCGAGACGCACCTTCATCACGGCCCTGGGCCTGGCGGCCGGCTACTTTGCCGTCATCTTCATGGTCGGCTTTGCAGACGGACTCAAGGTGGAGATGATCGAGAACGGCACCGGCCTGATGACCGGGCAGATACAGATCCACTCGCCCCGCTACAGGCCGGACCGCAGCCTCTACGAGACTATCGGGGGCCGTTCCGGATCCGACTTCGAAGCCGTAATCCGGACGGCGGCCCAAGATCCCGCCGTGGTCGCGGCCGCACCCCGCGTCTACGGCGCAGGGCTGTTGAGTTCCGGGCAATCCACCCGGGGCGGCATGCTGATGGGCATCGACCTCGATCGCGAGCCCGGGGTCAGCCGTCTCATGAATTCTCTGTCACAAGGGCGGGCCCCAAACCCGGCAGCCAACGAACTGATGATTGGAACCGAGATGGCCCGCCGGCTCGAACTGCAGGTCGGTGGCGAGATCATCCTGGTGGCTCCCGCGGCGGACGGCTCAATGGGCAACGACGTCTTCCGGGTAAGCGGTCTCTACCGGACGGGAATGGCGGACCTGGACGGTGCCTTCGCCCTGGTCCCGATCCGGTCGCTGCAGCGCTTGCTGGCTCTCGATGCGGGGAGGATCCACGAGATCGCCCTCTCCACCGCCGATCCCTGGCTGGCTCCGGAAGCCGGCCGGCGCCTGGTTGCCGCCCTGGCGCCGTTGGGTGTGGAGATGGAGGTCCTGGACTGGACCGGGCTGCGGCCCGAAATGCTGGAATACGCGCTGTTGATGGATTCCTGGTACTCGATCGTGGTCATCATCGTCTTTGCCATCGCGCTTTTCGGCGTCGCCAACACCATGCTCATGTCCACTTTCGAACGACGGCGGGAGTTTTCGGTGATGCTGGCTCTGGGAGCCAGGCCCCACCAGATACTGCTCACGGTGGTTTCGGAAGCCACCGCGCTGGGATGGATCAGCCTGGTCCTGGGCGTGGCCGTCACCTTGCCGCTCATCACCTGGTGGCACCATTATCCGATCGACCTGAGCTGGATCTACGGCGATCTCACCATGTTGGGAGCGCTGATTCGTCCCGTTCTCAGGGTCGAGTACAACCTCCCCGTGTCTCTGTGGACCGGCCTGGCGCTGCTGGTGACCGCGGTGACAGCCGGTCTCTACCCGGCGGCGCGAGCCGCATGGTTGCCACCGGCGGACACACTCTCCGGCCTATGA
- a CDS encoding ABC transporter ATP-binding protein — translation MGNPALRTEAVWKVFHQEAEEVRAVRGVTLTIQPGEFVVLAGPSGSGKTTLLNLIGGLTRPSDGRVWVDGLELTRMSSRELARMRLEKLGFIFQSYNLLPVLSALENAEFPLLLRGLERGQRERRVRELFQRTGLAGLEHRRPGKLSGGQQQRVAVIRAVVGEPALVLADEPTANLDSAASDVLLTVMEELNRDLGTTFLFATHDSRLMERSRRLIHLVDGKIASDQWQEPRRE, via the coding sequence GTGGGCAACCCGGCCCTGCGTACCGAAGCGGTCTGGAAAGTCTTTCATCAGGAAGCGGAAGAGGTGCGGGCCGTGCGCGGGGTCACCCTCACCATCCAGCCCGGAGAGTTCGTGGTGCTGGCCGGACCCTCGGGATCGGGCAAGACCACCCTGCTCAATCTGATCGGGGGCTTGACTCGGCCCAGCGACGGCCGGGTGTGGGTGGACGGACTGGAACTGACCCGGATGAGCAGTCGCGAGCTTGCTCGGATGCGCCTGGAGAAGCTGGGCTTCATCTTCCAGTCCTACAATCTGCTGCCGGTCCTCTCGGCCTTGGAGAACGCCGAGTTCCCGCTGCTTTTGCGCGGCCTGGAACGCGGCCAAAGAGAGCGTCGGGTCCGAGAACTGTTCCAGCGCACCGGACTGGCAGGACTGGAGCACCGCCGTCCCGGCAAGCTGTCGGGGGGACAGCAGCAGCGGGTGGCCGTCATCCGGGCGGTGGTCGGAGAACCCGCCCTGGTTCTGGCGGACGAGCCCACCGCCAACCTCGACTCGGCCGCCAGCGACGTCCTGCTGACGGTGATGGAGGAGCTCAACCGGGACCTTGGAACCACCTTTCTCTTCGCCACCCACGACTCCCGGCTGATGGAACGGTCCCGTCGCCTGATCCATCTGGTCGACGGTAAGATAGCCTCTGACCAATGGCAAGAGCCCCGGCGCGAATAA
- a CDS encoding outer membrane lipoprotein-sorting protein: MKFTEHQLRGKRVLHIPGLWLLAMTLMPPGLTADDRHSPRAIIDRVDRVLRGTSSRGVATMRVITRHWERSLTMEVWSLGADYSLVRVLSPAKEAGTSTLKASRDIWNYLPKVDRTIKIPASMMMGSWMGSHFTNDDLVKESRLVEDYEIETTFEGTRETVKLWEFTLTPRPEAAVVWGKIEYRVRQRDFMPLQARYFDEEGALVRTLTFSDFRRMGGRLVPAHMDMQPHDKPGERTSVSYDELQFNLDIDKSFFSLRTLRRGR; this comes from the coding sequence TTGAAGTTCACCGAACACCAACTTCGCGGCAAGCGCGTATTACACATTCCGGGGCTTTGGCTGCTGGCGATGACCCTGATGCCCCCCGGCCTGACGGCCGACGATCGGCATTCGCCTCGGGCGATCATCGACCGGGTGGACCGCGTGTTGAGAGGGACCTCCAGCCGCGGCGTGGCCACCATGAGGGTGATCACCCGTCATTGGGAACGGAGCCTGACCATGGAGGTCTGGTCCCTGGGCGCCGACTACTCCCTGGTCCGGGTCCTGTCTCCCGCCAAGGAAGCCGGCACCAGCACGCTGAAGGCCTCCAGGGATATCTGGAACTACCTGCCCAAGGTGGATCGCACCATCAAGATTCCCGCCTCCATGATGATGGGGTCGTGGATGGGGTCCCACTTCACCAACGATGACCTGGTCAAGGAGAGCCGCCTGGTAGAGGACTACGAGATCGAAACCACCTTTGAAGGAACTCGCGAAACCGTCAAGCTCTGGGAATTCACCCTGACCCCAAGACCGGAAGCCGCCGTGGTGTGGGGAAAGATCGAATACCGGGTCCGACAACGGGACTTCATGCCCTTGCAGGCCCGCTACTTCGACGAAGAGGGCGCGTTGGTCCGCACCCTCACCTTCAGTGATTTCCGCCGCATGGGCGGCCGCCTGGTTCCGGCTCACATGGACATGCAACCTCACGACAAGCCCGGTGAGCGGACCAGCGTGAGCTACGACGAGCTGCAGTTCAACCTGGACATCGACAAGTCCTTCTTCTCTCTGCGGACGCTCCGGCGCGGGAGGTAA
- a CDS encoding zinc-binding alcohol dehydrogenase, whose amino-acid sequence MKIANLRGPRDLHIEERPLDTSNLKPDEVWIRTRVSALKIGTDRGNYEGAEHVPGAPVYPRWVGDSNLGIVMGVGSAVRRVQVGDRVVTRQPHQSEYITNEAASMVKVPEGVDDEDAVWAHLYALSSFCYRKAHFEPGENVAVVGLGTLGLGAVALGPLFGAHLIAIGNSPTRLEMAQRMGAHEGFLYNDPDLKAKLGEVTGGSGIDLVILTANPWPAYRTALEIVRQHGRVSIVSLLGRGETDLDFNPLSMSLFYTRGISLHAVSGPTGYLYPDGGAGSTMENRFSNDRAAEHMLFLMKTTSLEPKKLITHRFHYSRMVEAYEMIYHREKNMLGVLFTWED is encoded by the coding sequence ATGAAAATCGCCAACCTTCGCGGACCCAGAGACCTGCACATCGAAGAGCGCCCCCTGGACACCAGCAACCTGAAGCCGGACGAAGTCTGGATCCGGACCCGGGTGAGCGCCCTGAAGATCGGGACCGACCGAGGCAACTACGAGGGGGCCGAACACGTCCCCGGAGCCCCGGTGTATCCCCGTTGGGTGGGAGACAGCAACCTGGGAATCGTGATGGGAGTGGGCAGTGCGGTCCGTCGGGTTCAGGTCGGGGACCGGGTGGTGACCCGGCAACCCCACCAGTCGGAATACATTACCAACGAGGCGGCCAGCATGGTGAAGGTTCCGGAGGGGGTGGACGACGAGGACGCGGTGTGGGCTCACCTCTACGCGCTCAGCTCCTTCTGCTACCGCAAGGCTCATTTCGAGCCGGGCGAAAACGTGGCGGTGGTCGGACTGGGAACGCTGGGTCTGGGAGCGGTGGCCCTGGGGCCTCTGTTCGGTGCGCACTTGATTGCAATCGGCAACAGTCCCACCCGCCTGGAGATGGCCCAGCGGATGGGGGCTCACGAGGGCTTCCTCTACAACGACCCGGACCTGAAAGCCAAGCTGGGCGAGGTCACCGGAGGCTCCGGCATCGACCTGGTGATCCTGACGGCCAATCCCTGGCCCGCCTACCGCACCGCCCTCGAGATTGTGCGGCAGCACGGCCGAGTGTCCATCGTCAGCCTGTTGGGGCGGGGGGAAACCGATCTGGACTTCAATCCGTTGTCCATGTCCCTGTTCTACACCCGGGGCATCTCGCTGCACGCCGTATCGGGACCGACGGGGTATCTCTATCCGGACGGGGGCGCCGGTTCTACCATGGAAAACCGCTTCTCCAACGATCGAGCCGCCGAGCACATGCTGTTTCTGATGAAGACCACCTCGCTGGAACCCAAGAAGCTGATCACCCACCGCTTCCACTACTCCCGGATGGTGGAAGCCTACGAGATGATCTACCATCGGGAAAAAAACATGCTGGGAGTCCTCTTCACCTGGGAGGACTGA
- a CDS encoding ABC transporter permease, which translates to MSSKTAVIAKLALRNLRRQARRSLLTAASMIVGGALLIFSLILGDGTHEQWIDSAARMADGHLTIQSNRFQDSRALKDRMPSESRALVEQALRQGGLPGGIHAMVPRLAVTGMASSAAGARPARILGVDPGVEAAFSVLDEKVRQGRYLRPGDRLAAFVGIGLLEALDLRLGSKFVLTAQDADGEIAGQLVRVVGTFRTGIPEVDRSLLHIPLSTGGAWLGCGDDITSLGLLLANSEQVPQARHSLQQGLSQLPGSEELQILSWRESLPELDAAVKIDDFSNYLFQGILFSIIALGIVNTVLMSVMYRRREFGVLQALGLTPGQSASLVLVEGLILTVLSGTIGIALGLSVTWFLWGEGLDLSSMMDNEWTFSGVVMDPVVVPRFRVARMVQGLSFIFLIGMLSSLYPALRAMRIDVAETMKFER; encoded by the coding sequence ATGAGCTCCAAGACCGCCGTCATCGCCAAGCTGGCTCTGCGCAACCTGAGAAGACAGGCCAGGCGCAGCCTGCTGACGGCTGCCTCCATGATTGTGGGTGGCGCCCTGTTGATATTCAGCCTGATCCTGGGGGACGGAACCCACGAGCAGTGGATCGACTCGGCCGCGCGCATGGCCGACGGGCACCTTACGATCCAGTCAAACCGATTTCAGGACAGCCGAGCCCTGAAGGACAGGATGCCTTCGGAATCCCGAGCCCTGGTGGAGCAGGCCCTGCGCCAAGGCGGCCTCCCCGGAGGAATCCATGCCATGGTCCCCCGGCTCGCCGTCACCGGCATGGCCAGTTCCGCGGCCGGGGCGCGACCGGCTCGCATCCTGGGGGTCGACCCTGGCGTCGAGGCCGCCTTTTCCGTCCTGGACGAGAAAGTGCGGCAGGGCCGCTACCTCCGACCCGGAGACCGGCTGGCCGCCTTTGTGGGAATCGGGCTCCTCGAGGCTCTCGATCTACGGTTGGGGTCCAAGTTCGTCCTCACCGCCCAGGATGCCGATGGGGAAATCGCCGGCCAGCTGGTTCGGGTGGTGGGGACCTTTCGCACGGGCATTCCCGAGGTGGACCGCTCGCTCCTGCACATTCCGCTTTCCACCGGCGGAGCCTGGCTGGGCTGCGGCGACGATATCACCTCCCTGGGGCTGCTGCTGGCAAACAGCGAGCAGGTGCCTCAGGCTCGGCATTCACTGCAGCAAGGGCTCTCCCAGCTACCCGGATCGGAAGAGCTGCAGATATTGAGTTGGCGGGAATCCCTGCCGGAGCTGGATGCCGCCGTGAAGATCGATGACTTCTCCAACTACCTCTTTCAGGGGATCCTTTTCAGCATCATTGCCCTGGGGATCGTCAACACGGTGCTCATGTCGGTGATGTACCGGCGGAGGGAGTTCGGCGTGCTTCAGGCCCTGGGTCTGACTCCCGGCCAATCGGCCAGCCTGGTTCTGGTGGAGGGCTTGATTCTGACCGTCCTCAGTGGGACTATCGGCATCGCCCTGGGTCTGTCGGTCACCTGGTTTCTCTGGGGAGAGGGACTCGATCTGTCCTCCATGATGGACAATGAGTGGACGTTCTCCGGTGTGGTGATGGACCCGGTGGTGGTTCCCCGTTTTCGGGTAGCCCGGATGGTGCAGGGGCTGTCGTTCATTTTCCTCATTGGTATGCTGTCCTCCCTCTACCCGGCCCTGAGAGCCATGCGCATCGATGTTGCCGAAACCATGAAGTTCGAGCGCTGA
- the ugpC gene encoding sn-glycerol-3-phosphate ABC transporter ATP-binding protein UgpC → MAEIRLKNLTKRFGEVTAVDDLSLEIADREFLVLVGPSGCGKSTVLRCIAGLEELTGGEIFIGDRRVNTLSPKDRDVAMVFQNYALYPHMNVRENLAFGLRLRTPPHGPLAWMLDRRAWKGKREGIERQVQSVARMLELEEVLGRRPKQLSGGQRQRVALGRAIVREPKAFLMDEPLSNLDAKLRVATRTELVKLHRRLGVTTVYVTHDQVEAMTMGDRIAVMDQGILQQVDTPLNLYNRPANRFVAGFLGSPEMNFLEGRAVARDGEPWLETASLRLPLSELNVPGDWSGRQVTLGIRPEHVLKCGSGPDGTSSLVRLEIEVEVVEPMGSSVLYYLKAGVHTLLALWGPEAAGLPPPERVSLDLSKAHLFDKGSGRSLCQPEGPATNFWTRRPSTSQT, encoded by the coding sequence ATGGCCGAAATCAGGCTGAAAAATCTGACCAAGCGGTTCGGCGAGGTGACGGCGGTGGACGACCTGAGCCTGGAGATTGCAGACCGGGAATTCCTGGTGCTGGTGGGGCCCTCGGGCTGCGGCAAGAGCACGGTGCTGCGCTGCATTGCCGGTCTGGAAGAGTTGACGGGCGGGGAAATCTTTATCGGAGACCGCCGCGTGAACACCCTCTCCCCCAAGGACCGGGACGTGGCCATGGTGTTTCAGAACTACGCCCTCTATCCCCACATGAACGTGCGGGAGAACCTGGCTTTCGGCCTGCGCCTGCGAACTCCCCCGCATGGCCCCCTGGCCTGGATGCTGGACCGCCGGGCCTGGAAGGGGAAACGCGAGGGCATCGAACGGCAGGTCCAGTCGGTTGCCCGGATGCTGGAGCTTGAGGAAGTGCTGGGGCGGCGTCCCAAGCAGCTTTCCGGCGGACAGCGCCAGCGGGTGGCCCTGGGACGGGCCATCGTGCGCGAGCCCAAGGCGTTTCTGATGGATGAACCCCTGTCCAACCTGGACGCCAAGCTGCGGGTGGCCACCCGGACCGAGCTGGTCAAGCTCCACCGCAGGCTGGGAGTGACCACCGTCTACGTGACCCATGACCAGGTTGAGGCCATGACCATGGGGGACCGCATCGCCGTCATGGACCAGGGCATCCTCCAGCAGGTGGACACTCCCCTCAACCTCTACAATCGGCCGGCCAACCGGTTTGTGGCCGGTTTTCTGGGATCGCCGGAGATGAATTTCCTGGAAGGGCGGGCGGTCGCCCGGGACGGGGAGCCTTGGTTGGAAACCGCGAGTCTGCGGCTGCCGCTCTCGGAACTCAACGTTCCCGGGGACTGGAGCGGCCGGCAGGTCACGCTGGGCATTCGCCCGGAACATGTGCTCAAGTGCGGGTCAGGGCCGGACGGGACCTCAAGCCTTGTGCGGCTGGAAATCGAGGTGGAGGTGGTGGAGCCGATGGGCAGCAGCGTCCTCTACTATCTCAAGGCCGGAGTCCATACGCTGCTGGCGCTCTGGGGACCTGAAGCGGCGGGCCTGCCCCCACCCGAAAGAGTGAGTCTGGATCTGTCCAAGGCTCACCTGTTTGACAAGGGTAGCGGGCGTTCCCTCTGTCAGCCGGAGGGGCCGGCCACGAACTTCTGGACCCGCCGGCCCAGCACGTCACAGACGTAG